The Acidimicrobiales bacterium nucleotide sequence GGCCTGGTGCTCGGTTGGATGAGCACCCGGGTCCTCGGCCAGTACGACCTCCTGGTGATCGAGGAGGAGCGGCCCCTCGACCAGGACCTCGTGTACTACGTCGGTCCCAACGTCCTGGCCCTCGAGAAGCAGTACGGCTTCCCGCCGGCGGAGTTCCGCATGTGGCTGGCCCTCCACGAGGTCACCCACCGGGCGCAGTTCACCGGTGTCCCGTGGCTCCGTGAGCACTTCATCGGGCTCGTCCACCAGACCCTCGACGCCGTCGAACCCGATCCCGATCGCCTGTTCGGCGCCCTCGACCAGCTCGTCACCGCCGTGCGCCAGGGCCGCAACCCGCTCGCCGACGGCGGTGTCATGACGCTCCTCGCCGGCCCCGAGCAGCGCGCCGTCCTCGACCAGGTGGGCGGGTTGATGAGCCTGCTCGAGGGCCACGGCGACGTCACCATGGACCGCGCCGGCACCGAGCTCGTGCCGAGCGCCGAGCGGTTCGGGCGGGTGCTGCGCCAGCGCCGCCAGTCCGCCACCGGCCTGGCCAAGCTCCTCCAACAGCTCATCGGCCTCGAGGCCAAGCTCGAGCAGTACGCCCAGGGCGAGGCGTTCATCGAGGCGGTCGAGGCCCACGGCGGCCAGGACTTCCTCAACCGGGCCTGGGAGGCACCGGCCAACCTGCCCAGCCGGGCCGAGATCCGCGAGCCCCGCCTCTGGATCGAGCGGATCGACGCGTTGCTCCCCGCCGCCGGCTGACCCGGTGGCACGCCCGGCCGAGCCCGAGCTGCTCGGACGTTGCCGCTTCCCCCCGCCGGGCACGGCGCTCGTGTGCGGGGTCTCGGGCGGGGCCGACTCGCTCGCCCTGCTCGTCCTGGCCGTCGCCGCGGAGTGCGTGGTGACCGCCGTCCACGTCGACCACGGCCTGCGCCCCGGCTCGGGCGACGAGGCCGATCTCGTGCGCTCCGTCGCCGCCGGGCTGGGCGCCGCCTTCCGGGCCGAGCGGGTGCAGGTCGACGCGGGGCCGAACCTCGAGGCCCGGGCCCGTCGGGCGCGCCACCGCGCCCTCGGCCCCGACTGCGCCCTCGGCCACACCGCCGACGACCAGGCCGAGACGATCCTCGTGAACCTGTTGCGCGGCGCCGGGCTCGACGGTCTGTCCGGCATGCGCCCCGGTCCCCGCCATCCGATCCTGGCGCTGCGCCGCCGTGAGACCGAGGCGCTGTGCGCACGACACGGTCTCGTGCCCTTCGCCGACCCCGGCAACGCCGATCCCGCCTTCCTCCGCAACCGCGTGCGTCACGAGGTGCTCCCGCTGCTCGCCGACCTCGCCGACCGGGACGTGGTCCCGGTGATGGGCCGGCAGGCCGACCTGCTGCGGTCCGTCGCCGACCACCTCCGTCAGGAGGCCCGCGCCCTCGATCCCACCGACGTCGCCGACCTCGGGGCCGCCCCCGAGGTGGTGGTCCGCGTCGCGCTGCGGGAGTGGTTGCGCCCCACCGATCCCGACCGCCATCCCCCCGACGCGGCGACGGTCGACCGGGTCCTCGACGTGGTCGCCGGCCGGGTCCGGGCCACGCAGGTGGGCGGGGGTTGGAAGGTGGCCAGGACCGCGGGGCGCCTCCGGCTGGAGCGAACCGACGGTGTCCCGCCCGTGGGGTAGGGCGGGCCTGACGCCGGCGCTGCGCTACGTTCGCCGCTCGTGCCCCCCTCCGACGACCCGGACCTCGGCGAGCTGGCCATCGGCCCCGACGAGCTCCAGCAGCGGATCGAGCAGCTCGGCGCGGAGATCACCGTCGACTACCAGGGTCGGCGCCCCCTGTTGATCGGCGTGCTGAAGGGGGCGGTGATGTTCATGGCCGACCTG carries:
- a CDS encoding zinc-dependent metalloprotease; translation: MAGAVDWAFAERVAVRRCGRDPFAESYHYDSLAPDFAEYTARAEDLVASETGLRSLAGPARSRVTDREGWIRANLASFQRLLRPLLDRFGERVGSSPLLPVTSRFAGAELGLVLGWMSTRVLGQYDLLVIEEERPLDQDLVYYVGPNVLALEKQYGFPPAEFRMWLALHEVTHRAQFTGVPWLREHFIGLVHQTLDAVEPDPDRLFGALDQLVTAVRQGRNPLADGGVMTLLAGPEQRAVLDQVGGLMSLLEGHGDVTMDRAGTELVPSAERFGRVLRQRRQSATGLAKLLQQLIGLEAKLEQYAQGEAFIEAVEAHGGQDFLNRAWEAPANLPSRAEIREPRLWIERIDALLPAAG
- the tilS gene encoding tRNA lysidine(34) synthetase TilS, giving the protein MARPAEPELLGRCRFPPPGTALVCGVSGGADSLALLVLAVAAECVVTAVHVDHGLRPGSGDEADLVRSVAAGLGAAFRAERVQVDAGPNLEARARRARHRALGPDCALGHTADDQAETILVNLLRGAGLDGLSGMRPGPRHPILALRRRETEALCARHGLVPFADPGNADPAFLRNRVRHEVLPLLADLADRDVVPVMGRQADLLRSVADHLRQEARALDPTDVADLGAAPEVVVRVALREWLRPTDPDRHPPDAATVDRVLDVVAGRVRATQVGGGWKVARTAGRLRLERTDGVPPVG